The proteins below are encoded in one region of Parvicella tangerina:
- a CDS encoding DNA polymerase III subunit → MLFKDVIGREDLKEHLKHTVQNKRISHAQMFLGKEGSGGIPMALAYTRYILCENRSEQDACGSCRNCIRMDKLEHPDVHFSYPVQLVSKKVDCSDDVLTQWRELISENPYFSSSDWYDKQLGNKKQGTIGTKEAESIVKKLSLKSFEGNYKVLIMWLPELMNISASNKLLKIIEEPPANTLFILVSENADRIISTILSRTQLVKVLPPKEDEIAQYLADHYELSFEEGKNFAHLAERNVAEAIHLIKHSESSSFNIENFIQWMRICYKRDVAETINWVDQIAKAGREDQKSFLKYCLQMFRNAIVGHYTGGETVTLTKEQEGFLKKFAPFINHNNIVPLTESIEEAHYHIERNANPKILFMDVSLKIFLQLKKA, encoded by the coding sequence ATGTTGTTCAAAGACGTCATAGGAAGAGAAGACCTTAAAGAGCACCTGAAGCATACGGTTCAGAACAAAAGGATTAGTCATGCCCAAATGTTCTTGGGTAAAGAAGGCTCCGGAGGAATTCCCATGGCACTAGCCTATACCAGGTATATTCTGTGTGAAAACAGGTCTGAGCAAGACGCTTGTGGAAGCTGTAGAAACTGTATTCGCATGGATAAATTAGAGCATCCGGATGTTCATTTTTCGTATCCTGTGCAATTGGTTTCTAAAAAAGTAGATTGTAGTGATGATGTGCTGACTCAATGGCGAGAGTTGATTTCAGAAAATCCTTATTTCTCCTCGAGTGACTGGTACGACAAACAACTCGGAAACAAAAAACAAGGAACTATAGGAACAAAGGAGGCTGAAAGTATTGTCAAAAAGCTATCCTTAAAATCATTTGAAGGAAACTATAAAGTGCTTATCATGTGGCTTCCTGAACTCATGAACATCTCTGCATCTAATAAATTGTTGAAGATCATTGAGGAACCTCCCGCAAATACGCTTTTTATTCTAGTTTCCGAAAATGCGGATCGTATCATTTCGACCATCTTATCCAGAACACAGTTGGTAAAAGTATTGCCTCCCAAAGAGGATGAAATCGCCCAATATCTGGCCGATCATTACGAGCTTTCATTTGAAGAAGGGAAAAACTTTGCACATTTGGCCGAACGTAACGTTGCTGAAGCCATCCATCTGATCAAGCACTCTGAGTCATCTAGCTTTAATATTGAGAACTTCATTCAGTGGATGCGTATCTGCTACAAGAGAGATGTTGCTGAAACCATCAACTGGGTAGACCAGATCGCTAAAGCAGGGAGAGAAGATCAGAAATCCTTTTTGAAATACTGTTTGCAAATGTTTAGAAACGCCATCGTAGGTCATTACACGGGTGGTGAAACAGTGACACTAACGAAAGAACAAGAAGGCTTCTTAAAAAAATTCGCTCCGTTTATCAATCACAATAACATTGTACCCTTGACAGAGTCGATTGAAGAAGCGCACTACCACATTGAGCGGAATGCCAACCCAAAGATTCTCTTCATGGATGTTTCTTTAAAGATTTTCTTACAGCTCAAGAAAGCATAA
- a CDS encoding DUF72 domain-containing protein, producing the protein MKFGKVESVKGIDLSLPADHPDTKKVFEAAKPDRASGLPPIYVGCAKWNRQELKGFYPRGTKDELTYYSTQFNSIELNASFYRIFPPEQFEKWKDKTPDGFKFFPKLPQEISHFKQLNDVGEVVDRYLNSAIRLEEKLGTMFLQLHERFAPNRFDKLSNFIELWPKELPLTVEVRHTDWFNETAVFDELFALLNSNGITCTLVDTAGRRDLIHMRMTTPKPFVRYVGANDPSDYDRLTEWVDRIGVWIEQGMTELDFFIHQNIEEASPLLAAHFVTLLNSRFGYDLHVPVMP; encoded by the coding sequence ATGAAGTTCGGAAAAGTAGAAAGCGTAAAGGGCATAGACCTATCCCTTCCAGCAGACCATCCAGATACAAAGAAAGTTTTTGAAGCTGCTAAGCCAGATCGAGCTAGCGGTCTTCCTCCCATTTATGTGGGCTGTGCAAAGTGGAATCGTCAAGAACTTAAAGGGTTCTACCCAAGAGGAACAAAAGATGAATTGACCTATTATTCCACACAATTTAACTCCATTGAGCTCAACGCTAGTTTTTATCGAATTTTTCCTCCAGAGCAATTCGAAAAGTGGAAAGACAAAACTCCAGACGGCTTTAAGTTCTTTCCTAAACTCCCTCAAGAGATCTCTCACTTTAAGCAATTAAATGATGTGGGGGAAGTAGTAGACCGCTATTTGAACTCAGCAATACGCCTTGAAGAAAAGCTAGGGACTATGTTTCTTCAATTGCATGAAAGGTTTGCCCCTAACAGGTTTGACAAGCTTTCAAACTTCATAGAATTATGGCCCAAAGAACTCCCATTGACTGTTGAAGTGCGGCACACCGATTGGTTTAATGAAACTGCTGTTTTTGATGAGTTATTCGCTCTATTGAACTCAAATGGTATCACCTGCACTTTAGTTGACACCGCAGGAAGAAGAGACCTGATTCATATGCGAATGACCACTCCAAAACCTTTTGTGCGATATGTCGGTGCCAACGACCCTTCAGACTATGATCGTTTAACCGAATGGGTAGATCGTATTGGAGTATGGATCGAGCAAGGCATGACAGAATTAGACTTTTTCATTCATCAGAACATCGAAGAAGCCTCACCGCTTCTAGCCGCTCATTTTGTAACGTTACTCAATTCAAGATTCGGCTATGACCTTCATGTACCCGTAATGCCCTGA